The Verrucomicrobium spinosum DSM 4136 = JCM 18804 DNA segment ACAGAGATCGCGTCGGCCTGCTTGCCGTTCTGCAAATGGATGACGTGGCTGTTCGTGACAATCCACCCGTCGGCGCTGATCACCACCCCGGAGCCCACGCCCTGCACCCGCTCGTTCTCCCGGCTGCCGCCATCCCCACCGTTGCCTCTGGGGGCGGAGCGGTCCCGGTTAAAGAACTGGTCGAGCGGGTTCTCCGCATCAGCCCCCTCCACGATGCGGGCGGGAAACACCGAGACCACGGCAGGCGTCACGGTGTCGATGAGGTCGGCATCGCTGGGATAAACAGGGGCCGCGCCCGAGGGAGCGGCAAAGATCACCGCCCCCTGCCCCGCAGGCAGACGGGGAACCTCCGCCCGCAACGACGACGGCGACAGGAAACAAAGCATGCTGGCGAGAGCGGCGGCCTTACTGGGGTTCATTGCCAAAGTCATCGGAGAGGTTGCGGAAATAAGCTTCGATCTCGCGGCGGTGTTTTTCTGGCACGCGATTCTGCACAGTTTGGGTGGTCACCCGGCCGGGAAGGCTGGCCATGAGGAGGTCCAGACGTTCGATGATGCCATCAAAGGCAGAGAGAGAAGGCACCACGGCATCCAGTTGGCTGGCCAGTCCGGTGATCGTCTCATCACCCAGACGTATTGCTTCCGCCGAGAAGCGATCAATGTCCGCCTTGGCACTGCCCGCACCAGATTTGCCCTCCCCTTCGCCTGGACCTTCACCGCTGCCTTGCCCCTTGCCGGGAGCTGGTGGGGTTGGTTTCCCGGCCTGGGCCAGGAGTTGTTCCGACGGAGCAGCACCCTCCCCCTTCTGAGCGGCCTTGTCGCGCAGGGCCTTGGCCTTCTCCCTTAGCTCGGTGAGTTGGGCGAGACGTGTGGCGTTCAGTCGCGCCGCCTCCGCATTCAGCACCTGGGCCATCTTCTCCAGCCGATTTGCAATGCCAGCCTCTCCTGTTGCGGCTTTGTCTTCATCGGGTTTGGTCCCTTGCCCGTTCCCACCTGCGTCACCGGGATCGCCCGGTTTATTTCCTACCCCTCCGGCAAGGGCTTTTAGATCCTTGGCAAGTGCTTCGGTGCCGGCGCGGGCGCGAAGGGCAGCGAGCTCCGCCGCTCCCATGCCGGGGCCGGGACCTGCGCCCTTGCCACCCGGTGTCTTGCCGTTGCCACCATCACCTGGCGTCTGAGCCGGCTGGTTGCCGCCTGCGGCGGCGAGCGCCTCCAGGGCCTTGAGGATTTCATCGGCGAGCTCTGCATTCCGCGCCGCCTTTCCGGCCGCCTGTCGCCCGTCTTTACCCTCCGCCTCCCCCTGCGGGTTCTTCGCAAGTTCCGGGGTTCTCCCTTCTCCGCTCTTTTGGTTATTTCCTTTCCAAGATTCCCCGCCTTGAGAGGGCTCCCCCTCCCCTTCGCCTTTGCCACTGCCCTGACCCTGCCCTTGGGAGCCGGACTTCTGTGCATCCGCCTGGGCCTTGGCGGCCATCTGCTTCAAGGTGTCGGCCAGCTTCTCCTCGATCATCGCGCGGATGAAGTCGGAGAGATCCCGCAACCGCTGCTCCGCATCCGTCAGGAGTGGCAGCGCCGTGAGATGCTCCTTGGAGTGAAGGCGCTCGTCCGCATCCCGCATGAAGGTCTCCGCGGCCGCCATCAGCTTCAGCATGGGGTCGTTCTTCTGCGGGTGGGTTACGATGGAGGAGAACAGTTCACCCGCATCCGCCACAGCCACCTCCTGCTGCCGGCGGGAGGCCTCCAGGGTTGCGATGGGCTTTGCCACCTCCTGCCCGATCTGCTCCCGGACGGTTCTTTCCTCTTCCGCCAGACGCTGGGCCTCGCGAGCCAGTTCTTCCAGGCTCTTGATTTCCATGTCCTCGCCTTCGTCCATCTCGCCGTCCTTGGCATCTCCAATCAACCAGATGAGATGCTTGCGGATCAGGAGCAGGGAGCTCAGGGCCCGGTCAGATGACAGATGAGCCGGTTCAGCAAGGATGCGCGCGAGGTGGCGACCGGTCTCCGTCATCTGCGCCACAGCGGTGCCCAGCAGGGTCACATCATCCTGCGGGGCATTGGGCAGTTGCTGCCAGTTGGCGAGCAAGGCATTCGCCTTGAGGATCACGTCCTGCTGCTTCACGCCCGTCTCCTGGCACCTCGGCCCCACGCCATCGGCATTTTCATCCTTGGCCGCCTCCTTCACCATATGGCAGTCTGAGACCACGACCCGCTGGCCGCGAATGAGCTCATTCAGCTTCGCGATCTGCAACGGGGTGCCGTTGGGTGGACGCCCCTTGTTCAGCGCAGCCAGTTTTTTAAAGTCGCGAATGTCGATGCAACGCAGAGCGCTGACGCTGCGGGGACCGCCCCGCGGCTTGTGATCCAGCGCATAGGCGTACAGCTTGATGTTGTCGTTGATCGTCAGCGGTACGGTCTCCAGCATGGCGCGGGTGAGTTCCATCAGGTCGCGCTGGTCCCGCTCGGTGATGACCTTTTCCAGCGTCCACAAAGTCTGGCCTGCGGCCTCCATGATGAGTCCCACCTCCGCGACCCCAAAGTCATCACGCGCCCGGATGCGCACGGGCAGCTCTGTCACGCACGTGGCCTGGAGGTCCTTCACCGGCTCCAGCAGCTCCACGGTGGGCAGCCGGTCTGCGAGCCCGACCACCTCATAGCGCCAGGTGTCCAGCAGGACACCCGCTTTGTCGAAGACGTTCAGGACGCCGGAGTACTTGCCCAGCGGCGCCTTCCAGGAGGCCTGCACCGTTGCTCCGTCGCCGTGCGTGGAGATCGTTTGGGGCGCACTGGTGTCGGAGGCCAGCGTCCACTCCACCCGGTCCGGCGGAGTGTTAAACCTGAAACTCCACTCCAGGCGGCTGCCCTCCACCACGCTGGCATCGCCTCCGGGCCGCTCCTCGGCACTGAGCCCCGTGTAGTCTGGGAAGTGCACAGTGACCCTTGCCTCCTCCAGCCGCGGGATGGGGAGATACTTCACCGTGTGTGTCGGTGTCGAGCCATCGCCGGCGACCACGCGCACCTGGAAGTCCCCCGTCATGCCGGTGAGCACGGCGTCATAGGTGTGCCCGTCTGCCAGGGTCGTCAGCGCGTGGGGCTGCCATTCCCTCGAATCCGCTGCCTGCACCAGCATCTGGGGTTCTGCATGCCGACCCGCAACTGCGACGGCGAGACGCGGTGGATGCCGGTCATCATAGCGTGCCGGTGGTGACTCCCAGGCGACCGTGGTGTAAGTAGGCGCACCGAGAGGGAACAGAATGCGGTGCAAGGCAGTCTGGAAATCCGGCGACTGCCGGGCCGCACCCAGCAGAGTGGCCACCAAGACGCCCCCTAGAGCAAGCCAAACCAGCAGACGCCCGGACGGCGCGAGAGCCTGCCACTTGCCACGACGCAGGCGCTCCTCTGCCTCGCCCAGCAAACGGGAGGACAGAATTCCCCGATCGCCGCCTGTGGGTGCAAGTACGCCTTTGCCCGACAGTTCCCAGGCGGTACGCAGGAGCTGACCGTCAGCCGGGTTCGTGGCCTCCATGGCCTTCACCACGGCCAGGGGATTCCGCCCCTTCCTGCCAACCAGCCAGCGTTGAAGCACAAGCAGCAACACTCCGGCAACGGTGATGCCAAGGAGCCACAGACGCTTCAGTTCTGGCCAGGCCGCCGTGAGATCCAAATATGCCAAGCCCATGATGGCGGCCACCCCCACCGCCAGCCCGGTCAGCAGGGCGGTCGAGCCATCAATCAGCCGGCGACGACGCACGACGGCGTGCACCGGTGACTCATCGAACCTAATCTGGGAGGGACGTTTCATCGGGTGGATGAGGGGTGCGGACGGCGGGTGGCGACGAGGTTCTCCGCCATGAGGAGGAACAGGAGTGCCACCGCCACCCACGGCCAGAGTTCATGCCGCCAGGGGACGGATGCCTTTGCCAACGAAGGATCTTCCTGTGGAGTAGAAGCGGGAAGCGATGCGTCTGGAACACCAAAGGCCTGTCGCAGTGCGGTGATCTCGACACCATTCACCACAGACTCCGATGGAGCCGCAGCCACGATCTCCGTATTGCCTGTGGCATCGGCGTAGAGGCCGGGAGGGCGATCTTCATGAACACCGGGATAGCGAGGCTTCAGTTCAGGGCTGGCCCCCTCCGCCTGGGCCACATAGGTGAAGAGGCTCTTTACAAGTGGCACGAACAAGGGATCGCGCGGCAAATCCGTCCACTCCCGGGTCAAGGAATGAGCCAGCACGAGGATGCGGCCCTTAGAGGTGACGGCGGGCGTCTTCTCCAGCAGCAAGGCGTGTCCGCCATCCAGCGTTGCCAGCGCCTTCCAGCCCGATTCAACAGGGACGTCAAATCCATCCCGCCACTCAGCCTCCCGGAGATCCCCGCCATCTTTGCCATCGTAAGGAGCCAGGATGGGATGCGTCCGTTCCCAGGTCGTCAACGTCCGTACGGGGCCGGCCTCCTCTGCCAAAGCTGGCATGCTGTCACCCCCAGCAGGACGGATGCCGGGAGGGAGGAGCCCTGCCGCTTCCAGAACAGCAGAAGCACCTCGGGTCCAGCGGGCATCGAGTGCAATCAGAACACCTCCACCCGTCTCCACATATTGTGCGAGGAGGCGCGCATCCGCCGTGGAGACCGCAGGCAGACCGCACAACGCCACCGCGGCCACTCCGGATAAATCCGTAGCTCCCTGGCGCGCGGAGAGTCCGTAAACGATCTCGGGCTGGAACGGGGTCTTCCCATGCGCCGCGCCAGAGGCCGTGAGCGCCTTGTCCACGAAGTAGGCCTGCCCTTCAAACGGCGTGTTGCCCGGGTTGCCATCCACCAGCAGGACCCGCCGGGGTTGGACCCACCGCACCGCGAAGGGACGCTCGTCATCCGCAGGCCAGTCGTCCCCGCCGCTGAGGGAGATAGTGCCCCGCACTTCATCACGAGGCGGCTTGAGTTTGAAGATGACCCGGTCTCCGCCCTCCGGCACGGTCTGCGTGATCGTGATGCCCTCCGCCTTCAAGGTCACGGCGCGGTCGGCCCCCGTGGGCAGGTGCACCTCGGCCTCGATCTCCATCTGCTCCATCACGTAAGGCGTGAGCAGGGTGACCTGACGCACGGCGGCGTTCTGCATCGAAGGCGACCGCAGGGCGTGCACTTCCAGCGACACTCCTGGAGGCCAGACTCGCGGAGGACTGGGCGGCACGTCTCCCTCCGCCAGATGCGCGATGAGCACCACTTTCCCAGACTGACCCGCTCCGCCGTCGCCAGCACCAATCCGGTCCAGGGCCCAATTCATGGCCCGGGTCAAATCTGTGGGAGCCCCGGCACGAGGGGTCCATTCCCCGGCATCAGAGATCACCGCCACCTCATCCGAGAACTGGGCCAGCGTCAGTTTGCCGCCTTCGGCGACGTCTGCGGCGGCACGTTGGAAAAAATCCATCCCCGCTGTTTTCATCGCCCCGGTCACGCTGCCGGAGGCATCCAGCAGGATCACCGTCTCCGCCGGATCAGCCACCGCCTTGACGCTGGAGCTGAAGAAGGGCCGACAGAAGACCACGGCCAGCAGGATCACGCAGAGAAGCCGCAGAAGCAGCAGGGGAATCTCCTCAAACCGCGACCGCCGCCGCCGCTCCTGCAACACCTCATTGAGAAACCGCAAACTGCCCACCGGAAGCTGCCGGTACTGCATGCGGCGACGCAGATGCACCCACAGCGGCACCGCCAACGCGGCTAGCGCCCAGAGGAATCCGGTGTTCAGGAGTGACATCTTGCGACATCATAGGTGAAAATTTCCGCCGCTGACAAGCAGGCATTTTCGGGCGTCGGGCTCGTTCGGGGGCGGGGGCGGCAGGAGATTGAGGCCATCGCCGGGGTGGACCTCCCCTTTGTCTGCCCAGATGCTGGCGGAGAATATTAGGAAACAACTCACGCTCCGGCAGGCGAAGGCGGCGTCGAGCCGCACGCACTCCAAGACGCTGGTGCGAAGCTCCTGGTACCAACTGGAAAGATATTCAAAAGAGATTGGACATCGATTGCTGCCTGACCTCCAAACACGCGAAGCGTCTTGGATTGTGTGCGGCTCGACGCCGCTTTGGTGGCTCTTGTGATGGGCTCGAGCCTCTCAACAGCAGCAGCGGACCTGTCGAGCCGACTTCAGGAAATTACGCCCCCATCTCCTGGGATAAACTCAAGCGCAGAGGGGGCCTCCTCTCCCGCTCCACCTAAGTTTTCACCTCGAAACAATTCCTCACCTCATCGGGAACATTTGCGCAGCATGATCTGCCAGTGGTACTTTACCTCCATGCGATCTCCTGCATCGTTGGTAAGCCCGTCCCGCTTCGCGGAATCCCGACCTGCTTGGGCTCTGTCCCTGCTGCTCGCCCTCCTGCCCGGCACGGCAGCCCTGGCCGAGCTGGACAAGAACACCAACCAGCTCAGTGACGTCTGGGAGCTGCAGTTCAACGCCCAGGCGCTCACTGCGGGGCTGGACACGGATCACGACGGCTTTACCAATCTCCAGGAAGCGGCGGGCGGCACCAACCCCTTTGACGCCACGTCCCGGCCAGCCATCGGCATCGGGGCAGGACCAGGGAATGGCGCGGAGATCTCCTGGCAGTCATCCCCGGGCAAGCGGTACCGGATCGATGTCAGCAACACCCTGGCGCTCAATTCATGGCAGACCTTGCTGACCGTGGACGGCACGGGCGAGATCTTCGACCTGCCGATTTCCGTGGCACCAGGCTCTCAGTTTTTCCGGCTCAATGTCAGCGACATCGATACTGACCTGGACGGTCTGAGCGACTGGGAGGAGCGGCAACTGGGGCTGGATCCACGCAGCAGCGCCTCGGAACGGCAAGCGACATCCGACTTCAGCCGGGTGAACACGGAGTGGACCGGCACCAGCGTGGTGACGGTGGGGCTGCTGGACGGTGAGATCAATGAAGACTGGCCGGACAAGGGGCTGGTGGCGATCCGACGGACCGGCGGGCTCAAGCCCATCACCGTCAATCTCACGCTGACCGGCACCGCCACCCGTGATGCTGACTACACCTGCCCGGTGATCGGCAGCCAGGTGACGATCCCGTTGGGAGTACGAGAAGTGTGGGTGGAGTTCACGCCCCTGGAGGACTCGCAAACAGAAGGGGCGGAAACCATCATCCTCACGGCCACGAGCGGGACCGGCTACACCCTGGGGACCACCACCACTGCCACGGTGACACTGGCGGATGCCAGCACGCAGCCCAGCCCGAAAGCCGCCGCCCGTTTCCTCATCCAAGCCGCCTTTGGCCCCGATTCCGATGGCGCAGATGCAGATGCCGTCCCAGAGAACGTGGAGGAAGTGATGGCACTGGGGTTTGAGGGCTGGATCGATCAGCAGTTTGCGATGACGCCGGTGGGCAAGCTACAGCCGTATGTGGACTGGGCGGTTCCCAATGGGCAGGCGCTCGCACTGTATGGCAACTACAAGGAGTTCGCCTGGTGGGGGCGCGTCATGGGATCGCCCAAGCTCAGCCCCACCGCACCCGCCAGCCCGGCACAGCCCTACGATGCGCTGCGTCAGCGGGTGGCCTTTGCCCTCAGCGAAATCCTCGTGACCTCCGACCGGCCGGAACAGCTGGCGGTGGAGCAGCAGGGCATGGCCAACTACTACGACCTGATGGTGCAGCATGCCTTCGGCAACTACCAGGACCTGCTCTATGCCGTGGCCACGCATCCGGTCATGGGCATCTATTTGAGCCATCTGGGCAACCAGAAGGCAAACTCCGCGTTGCGCATCTACCCGGACGAAAACTTTGCGCGGGAGGTGATGCAGCTCTTCAGCATCGGCCTGTGGGAACTGAATCCCGACGGGACAAGGAAACTCGTCAACGACAATCCGGTTCCCACCTACAACAATGGCGACATCACGGAGCTGGCGCGGGTGTTCACCGGCCTCTCCTTCGGCAACAACGCCAACTTCCAGCTTTATCCCCGTGACTTCACGGTTCCGATGAAGATGTGGGACCAGTACCACGACTGCGAAGCCAAGGTGCTTCTCGGAGGAATGCAACTGCCCGCCCGCACGCCCTCCAGCGGGAATGCCGGCACGGCCGGTCTGGCGGATGTCACAGCGGCGATTCAGAATCTCTTCAACCACCCCAACGTGGGCCCGTTCATCGGCCGCCAGCTCATTCAACGCCTGGTTACCTCGAACCCCAGCCCCGGCTACGTGGGCAGGGTTTCCGCGGCCTTTGCTGACAACGGCAGCGGAGTGCGCGGTGACCTGAAGGCGGTGGTCAAGGCCATCCTGCTGGACCCGGAGGCGCGGGATCCCGCCGTGATGGACCTGCCCACCTGGGGCAGGCTGCGGGAGCCGCTGCTGAGGGTGGTTAACATGGCCCGCGCCTTCAACGCCGCCTCCACCTCCGGTCACTACCCGCTGGACCAGTTCAGCACAGACCACATGCAGGATCCCATGAACGCCCCCAGTGTGTTCAACTTTTTCCTGCCCAATCACAGTCCACCCGGCCCCATCACCCAGGAGGGGCTGGTGGCGCCGGAATTCCAGATCATCAACGCGAGCACCGCCATCACCGGCCCCAATTACTTCTGGAACGCCATTGAGGGGAGCCTGCACCGCTACGGCAACGGCACCGCAGCCTACATCGTGAAGCTGCAGAACGATCCGGAGCTGGGCATGATTGTCCCCTCGAACCTCATCAACCAGGACACGCCTTC contains these protein-coding regions:
- a CDS encoding DUF1800 family protein, whose amino-acid sequence is MRSPASLVSPSRFAESRPAWALSLLLALLPGTAALAELDKNTNQLSDVWELQFNAQALTAGLDTDHDGFTNLQEAAGGTNPFDATSRPAIGIGAGPGNGAEISWQSSPGKRYRIDVSNTLALNSWQTLLTVDGTGEIFDLPISVAPGSQFFRLNVSDIDTDLDGLSDWEERQLGLDPRSSASERQATSDFSRVNTEWTGTSVVTVGLLDGEINEDWPDKGLVAIRRTGGLKPITVNLTLTGTATRDADYTCPVIGSQVTIPLGVREVWVEFTPLEDSQTEGAETIILTATSGTGYTLGTTTTATVTLADASTQPSPKAAARFLIQAAFGPDSDGADADAVPENVEEVMALGFEGWIDQQFAMTPVGKLQPYVDWAVPNGQALALYGNYKEFAWWGRVMGSPKLSPTAPASPAQPYDALRQRVAFALSEILVTSDRPEQLAVEQQGMANYYDLMVQHAFGNYQDLLYAVATHPVMGIYLSHLGNQKANSALRIYPDENFAREVMQLFSIGLWELNPDGTRKLVNDNPVPTYNNGDITELARVFTGLSFGNNANFQLYPRDFTVPMKMWDQYHDCEAKVLLGGMQLPARTPSSGNAGTAGLADVTAAIQNLFNHPNVGPFIGRQLIQRLVTSNPSPGYVGRVSAAFADNGSGVRGDLKAVVKAILLDPEARDPAVMDLPTWGRLREPLLRVVNMARAFNAASTSGHYPLDQFSTDHMQDPMNAPSVFNFFLPNHSPPGPITQEGLVAPEFQIINASTAITGPNYFWNAIEGSLHRYGNGTAAYIVKLQNDPELGMIVPSNLINQDTPSGAAAMDPDPLLRRLDLALTGGTLSARQFQIIREAMMRIPTSSWQWHRQRLRLATYLIVTSSDFNVQR
- a CDS encoding vWA domain-containing protein encodes the protein MSLLNTGFLWALAALAVPLWVHLRRRMQYRQLPVGSLRFLNEVLQERRRRSRFEEIPLLLLRLLCVILLAVVFCRPFFSSSVKAVADPAETVILLDASGSVTGAMKTAGMDFFQRAAADVAEGGKLTLAQFSDEVAVISDAGEWTPRAGAPTDLTRAMNWALDRIGAGDGGAGQSGKVVLIAHLAEGDVPPSPPRVWPPGVSLEVHALRSPSMQNAAVRQVTLLTPYVMEQMEIEAEVHLPTGADRAVTLKAEGITITQTVPEGGDRVIFKLKPPRDEVRGTISLSGGDDWPADDERPFAVRWVQPRRVLLVDGNPGNTPFEGQAYFVDKALTASGAAHGKTPFQPEIVYGLSARQGATDLSGVAAVALCGLPAVSTADARLLAQYVETGGGVLIALDARWTRGASAVLEAAGLLPPGIRPAGGDSMPALAEEAGPVRTLTTWERTHPILAPYDGKDGGDLREAEWRDGFDVPVESGWKALATLDGGHALLLEKTPAVTSKGRILVLAHSLTREWTDLPRDPLFVPLVKSLFTYVAQAEGASPELKPRYPGVHEDRPPGLYADATGNTEIVAAAPSESVVNGVEITALRQAFGVPDASLPASTPQEDPSLAKASVPWRHELWPWVAVALLFLLMAENLVATRRPHPSSTR